The following are encoded together in the Weissella soli genome:
- a CDS encoding bifunctional glycosyltransferase family 2/GtrA family protein gives MVENITDNIGVLIPSLDPDEKLIILIDKLVNTNLFSHRIVIIDDGTQEQTIFDEIAHKTSDEVQIIHHAENFGKGAALKTGFKYFIEHHPEITGIATLDSDGQHTVADLQKCIALFAQQPHDLTIGSRTFSKDIPFRSRFGNTLTSSLVRLLTGLKLSDTQTGLRVIPIDYAKELLTFSGDRFEFEFDMLLEAKKYHIAIHEQPIETIYIDNNATSHFRVIRDSLSIYLQFFKFSLSSLLSFVIDIAVFALVIHLLGEASFQAIMWATILARLVSSIANYLVNRHLVFEGVGTATMRKYGALVIVQMLLSGYLTHLVSTEIHVAHQTTLLITLMKIFIDFVLFLASYQIQTKLIFVKKE, from the coding sequence ATGGTAGAAAATATAACTGATAACATCGGTGTGCTCATCCCCTCGCTTGATCCCGATGAGAAACTAATTATCTTAATTGACAAATTAGTGAATACTAATTTGTTTAGTCACCGAATCGTGATTATCGATGATGGTACCCAAGAGCAGACAATTTTTGATGAAATAGCTCATAAGACGTCTGACGAAGTTCAGATTATTCATCATGCAGAAAATTTTGGTAAGGGGGCGGCACTGAAAACGGGCTTCAAGTATTTCATTGAGCATCATCCGGAAATCACAGGCATTGCGACACTGGATTCAGATGGGCAGCATACAGTCGCTGATCTACAAAAATGTATCGCGTTGTTTGCTCAACAACCACATGATTTAACGATTGGTAGCCGTACTTTTTCAAAAGATATCCCATTTCGGAGTCGCTTTGGTAACACGTTAACTAGCAGCTTGGTCCGTTTACTCACGGGCTTGAAGCTTTCGGATACCCAAACTGGCCTCCGGGTGATTCCAATCGACTATGCTAAGGAACTATTAACGTTTTCAGGTGATCGTTTTGAATTTGAATTTGATATGTTGCTAGAGGCGAAGAAATACCATATTGCCATTCATGAACAGCCGATTGAGACAATTTACATCGATAACAATGCAACGTCGCATTTTCGTGTGATTCGCGACTCATTATCGATTTACTTACAATTCTTTAAATTTTCATTGAGTAGCTTGTTGTCTTTTGTCATCGATATTGCTGTTTTTGCCTTGGTCATTCACTTACTTGGTGAAGCATCTTTCCAAGCCATCATGTGGGCCACAATTTTAGCACGCTTAGTTTCATCTATTGCCAATTATCTAGTTAACCGCCACCTTGTGTTTGAAGGCGTGGGTACGGCGACGATGCGCAAGTATGGGGCGTTAGTCATCGTGCAAATGTTGTTATCTGGTTACTTAACGCACTTAGTTTCAACGGAGATTCATGTAGCACATCAAACCACATTGCTGATTACGTTAATGAAAATTTTCATTGATTTTGTTTTATTTTTGGCGAGTTATCAAATTCAAACAAAGTTGATTTTTGTTAAAAAGGAATAG
- a CDS encoding DsrE family protein produces MDVIFHIDETIKWPTVLSNLKHMNEWYSETGSTGTIELLINGEAVEQAIKASDVNFIAMIDHNIKIAVCQNSLDQRQIATADLQDAVAVVVPSGVVELALKQQQGYSYIKP; encoded by the coding sequence ATGGATGTTATTTTTCATATTGACGAGACAATCAAGTGGCCAACCGTGTTATCTAATCTCAAACATATGAATGAGTGGTACAGCGAAACTGGTTCGACTGGTACGATCGAGTTATTGATTAATGGTGAAGCTGTAGAACAAGCGATTAAAGCGTCTGATGTTAATTTCATAGCGATGATTGATCATAATATCAAGATTGCCGTTTGCCAAAATTCACTCGATCAACGCCAAATCGCTACAGCAGACTTACAAGACGCAGTAGCAGTGGTCGTGCCATCAGGAGTGGTGGAACTAGCGCTTAAGCAACAGCAAGGCTATAGCTATATCAAGCCTTGA
- a CDS encoding ABC transporter permease, whose product MLNILGTLFFFLSLNGYNFVLKKMGVTRYLAWITTMAIQILMLYAFAMLDFLQAGIIGVTSLGGLFFIWSLVEYIRQPDVKAYQKESVHYFDIWMVLFGIAFIVVLAKSPLIHYDNYSHWATIVKYMVFEGHLPVAHQSLVTFTSYPPALALFITHFVTWVGFSAGNMLIGQFLLIWSALYAMFGMVRDRTRALNTFIIAAAIAVALIFNISIRLNNLLVDFVLPLLAIVGIVGIYIYRRKLALQITHTTIFIAVLLLSKNSGMFYAVILAIYLCYQIIKNSTHQKSILKIRQALGFTGLSLILGYLPFYWWQNHVAQTFAGVSKHEISLQAYESQVTHEGQQMFTVIAHKMTTQVFSLNSLSSIGFLLVNLTLIIIWAVLKFGLHKQNILLKVLIALDVIMVAYYLSIYAMYVVSMPYPEAIVLAGFERYMSSIVVFNLLVGAMAITIAIDYAFYEPNIEQRNFYSYSSVISKQIYQWTAFILFVFATILMLSELNGTEFSNEQNMHTLPVELTQIAKPQYRLNNKKVLIVDPHKDMVKSQYTELVGRYYFFDGNVTARENFMMSAADFKQTVNSYDYIVIPEWHSTFSTMTRKVYHQHIRTGMYKVENNHLVKVD is encoded by the coding sequence ATGTTGAATATTTTAGGGACGTTGTTCTTTTTTCTATCCTTAAATGGATATAATTTTGTTTTAAAAAAGATGGGGGTGACGCGTTATCTGGCCTGGATTACAACGATGGCGATCCAAATTTTAATGCTGTATGCCTTTGCGATGTTGGATTTTTTACAAGCAGGCATTATCGGCGTGACCAGTTTAGGCGGTTTGTTCTTTATTTGGTCATTGGTTGAGTATATCCGGCAACCAGATGTTAAGGCGTATCAAAAAGAAAGTGTGCACTACTTTGATATCTGGATGGTGTTGTTCGGGATTGCTTTTATCGTCGTGTTGGCAAAAAGTCCGTTAATTCATTATGACAATTATTCGCATTGGGCAACGATTGTCAAATATATGGTATTTGAAGGACATTTACCAGTCGCACATCAGTCACTCGTGACTTTTACTTCTTATCCACCAGCGTTAGCCTTATTTATCACTCATTTTGTGACCTGGGTAGGTTTCTCAGCAGGTAATATGTTAATTGGGCAATTTCTTCTGATTTGGAGTGCCCTCTATGCGATGTTTGGCATGGTGCGTGATCGTACTCGTGCTTTGAATACATTTATTATTGCTGCCGCTATTGCAGTGGCTTTGATTTTTAACATTTCCATTCGACTCAATAACCTACTGGTTGATTTTGTGTTACCACTCCTGGCGATAGTGGGTATTGTTGGTATATATATCTACCGCCGCAAACTAGCACTGCAGATCACCCATACGACTATTTTTATTGCGGTGCTGTTGTTAAGCAAAAATTCTGGTATGTTCTATGCAGTCATACTAGCGATCTATTTGTGCTATCAAATCATCAAGAATAGTACGCACCAAAAATCAATTCTGAAAATACGTCAAGCGCTGGGCTTCACAGGGTTATCATTGATCCTGGGCTACCTACCATTTTATTGGTGGCAGAACCATGTGGCCCAGACCTTTGCTGGTGTGTCCAAACATGAAATCAGCTTACAAGCCTACGAAAGTCAAGTGACTCATGAGGGGCAACAGATGTTTACCGTGATTGCTCATAAAATGACAACTCAGGTATTTAGTTTGAATTCGTTATCATCGATAGGTTTTTTGTTAGTCAACCTGACTCTCATCATCATTTGGGCAGTCCTAAAGTTTGGCTTGCATAAACAAAATATCCTTTTGAAGGTATTAATTGCCTTAGATGTGATCATGGTAGCCTATTATTTGAGTATTTACGCGATGTATGTTGTCTCGATGCCCTATCCTGAGGCAATCGTCTTAGCGGGCTTTGAGCGCTATATGTCTAGCATTGTGGTATTTAATTTGTTAGTAGGAGCCATGGCAATTACGATTGCCATCGATTATGCCTTTTATGAACCAAATATTGAACAACGTAACTTTTATTCATATAGCTCAGTCATCAGTAAGCAGATCTATCAATGGACGGCATTCATCCTATTTGTCTTTGCAACTATTTTGATGCTTTCCGAATTAAATGGTACTGAATTTAGTAATGAACAAAATATGCACACATTGCCGGTTGAACTAACACAAATTGCTAAACCGCAGTATCGGTTAAATAATAAGAAAGTTCTAATTGTTGATCCGCATAAAGACATGGTTAAAAGTCAGTATACGGAACTAGTTGGCCGTTACTATTTCTTTGATGGCAACGTTACTGCTCGGGAGAATTTCATGATGTCAGCTGCGGACTTCAAACAAACGGTCAATTCATATGACTATATTGTGATTCCGGAATGGCATAGTACCTTTTCGACGATGACTCGGAAGGTCTACCATCAACACATTCGTACCGGTATGTATAAAGTTGAAAATAATCATTTGGTCAAAGTTGATTAG
- a CDS encoding APC family permease, which yields MPSTLYEQGGNLTILAIILAGIAATLIAMHYAVMSSKIDDDGGAWTYTYQAFGRFPGFLVGWFGWLFGVITISAESAAFLKTLSGIVPIVAQPFIYNTLTITIMAILIIINLFGTGISSYVDDVASLIKILVIAAVFIAVATWLALGQADNITMTHTPQVTNFSGAFGNAFYMFTGFSLIPIAAKEMKNPGKMLPRAILTVMLVTTAIFVLMQLVAVTVLGTSLVHSSLPVADIIGTIMGRPGRTVIITGMTLSIIGVAIANSFNSPIELASMASEHGFLPAKLAITNKFGAPVLAILVTMTIAGGLLLSGSYLFLIKLIVLSDFMQYLGTIFSSLKLRHDDSLPKGYQLPGGKWLTYLTLIVVAYLFTTFSLMTVLVGIGFGILGAGVYYWNLKQQPHNY from the coding sequence TTGCCGAGTACTTTATATGAGCAGGGTGGGAATTTAACTATCCTTGCCATTATTCTAGCTGGTATTGCAGCAACGTTGATAGCTATGCATTATGCGGTAATGTCCTCAAAAATTGATGATGATGGGGGAGCATGGACATATACTTATCAGGCGTTTGGACGATTTCCTGGATTCTTAGTTGGTTGGTTTGGCTGGCTGTTTGGGGTAATCACAATCAGCGCTGAATCTGCGGCCTTTTTAAAGACCTTGTCTGGGATCGTGCCAATAGTGGCGCAACCATTTATCTATAATACTTTGACAATTACAATTATGGCCATCCTGATTATCATCAATTTATTTGGTACAGGTATTTCAAGTTACGTTGATGATGTAGCAAGTTTGATTAAAATTCTCGTGATTGCGGCAGTGTTTATCGCTGTGGCAACCTGGTTAGCATTAGGACAGGCTGATAATATTACAATGACGCACACGCCACAAGTTACTAATTTTTCTGGGGCTTTTGGGAATGCATTCTATATGTTTACTGGCTTTTCTCTCATTCCAATTGCGGCTAAGGAGATGAAAAATCCTGGCAAAATGTTACCACGCGCTATTTTGACCGTGATGTTGGTGACAACCGCCATCTTTGTCCTCATGCAGCTAGTGGCCGTGACAGTTCTTGGCACTAGCCTGGTGCATTCATCATTGCCAGTTGCAGATATCATCGGCACCATCATGGGTCGTCCTGGCCGCACAGTGATTATTACTGGCATGACATTATCAATCATTGGGGTAGCCATCGCTAATTCCTTTAACTCGCCCATTGAATTGGCTTCAATGGCCAGTGAACATGGTTTTTTACCGGCAAAATTAGCAATTACCAACAAGTTTGGCGCCCCCGTTTTGGCTATTTTAGTAACAATGACGATCGCAGGTGGTCTGCTGTTAAGTGGTAGCTATCTGTTTTTGATTAAATTAATCGTGTTGAGTGACTTTATGCAGTATTTAGGCACAATTTTTTCATCATTGAAATTACGTCACGATGATTCATTACCGAAAGGCTATCAATTACCTGGTGGAAAATGGCTAACGTATTTGACACTGATCGTAGTTGCCTACTTGTTCACGACGTTTTCTTTGATGACAGTTTTGGTAGGCATTGGGTTTGGCATATTAGGTGCAGGTGTTTATTATTGGAATTTGAAACAGCAACCACACAACTACTAA
- a CDS encoding glycosyltransferase, with translation MKISKKRKLLYIVSVVLVTIYLIWRIFFTIPWQTNIFVLIFALLLVGNEIISNATAFLLLILRISSTGKLQAKTSIPKFMPHQIVPEVDVIIVTHNEELALLQKTINAATFLKYPDKSKVHVVIADDGNRPAVRELAEAYGVQYIGMTNNTEAKSGNINHALKQLHSPLFVIFDADMIPFSTFLEHSVPFFTKNIDDLANDEDQVKPLGFLQTPQSFYHVDIFQHNLFSGKSISNEQDFFSRDINVLNGANDGAIFTGSNAIFLRQAVDEAGGFPTDTLTEDFELGAKINIAGYASISTILPESAGTTPLDVKGVIKQRVRWGRGVMQSTRNLHIFTNPNISFMNRVILINSYLYWWSFARRLVYIAAPVLYALFKVQVVNANFWLLLVLWAPGYFLLHYALSISPNHIRTEFWGEVQETFFAPYLFIPIILETLGIKAKKFKVTIKNAEASIIDRIYVLPHLMLWIITLFAIVKFNYGKWGSEIMMGSIITFWLLLHFANLTFSIFVALNRTNYRNSERFARKTTGKIYIDNGETARAIEIDDLSESGILFHFASSKNGMAVDQDFSGILYYENQPIEISGSIIRILIENKVTLYGATMSASPETANRHLQLIYDGTNKLLPSEQDGWITPFDTLQINLQIRGGQWRQKINLWRQQVRRLLHLS, from the coding sequence ATGAAAATATCGAAAAAAAGAAAATTACTATATATTGTCTCAGTGGTGTTAGTCACGATTTATTTAATTTGGCGTATTTTTTTCACCATTCCATGGCAAACGAATATTTTCGTTTTAATTTTTGCGCTCTTGCTAGTCGGTAATGAGATCATTTCCAATGCCACCGCCTTTTTACTATTAATTTTGCGCATTTCTAGTACGGGTAAATTGCAGGCAAAGACCAGTATTCCAAAATTTATGCCTCATCAAATAGTTCCTGAGGTTGATGTCATCATCGTGACGCATAATGAAGAGCTAGCATTGTTGCAAAAGACCATTAATGCCGCTACTTTTTTAAAATATCCGGATAAGAGTAAAGTTCATGTGGTGATTGCTGATGATGGGAATCGCCCGGCAGTTCGTGAGTTAGCAGAAGCATATGGCGTGCAGTATATTGGTATGACGAATAATACTGAGGCAAAGTCTGGCAATATCAACCATGCTTTAAAGCAGTTGCATTCACCATTATTTGTGATTTTTGATGCAGACATGATTCCATTTTCAACTTTCTTGGAGCATAGTGTCCCATTTTTCACAAAAAACATTGATGATTTAGCCAACGACGAAGATCAAGTTAAGCCTCTGGGTTTTCTGCAAACACCGCAAAGTTTTTATCATGTTGATATTTTTCAACACAATTTATTTTCTGGTAAATCAATTTCAAATGAACAAGACTTCTTTTCACGTGATATTAATGTCCTGAACGGTGCCAATGATGGGGCCATTTTTACTGGTTCGAATGCTATTTTCTTACGGCAAGCGGTTGATGAGGCGGGGGGCTTCCCCACAGATACTTTAACGGAAGATTTTGAGCTGGGCGCCAAAATTAATATTGCTGGGTATGCCAGTATTTCAACAATCCTGCCAGAATCTGCCGGGACGACCCCGTTGGACGTCAAAGGTGTTATCAAACAACGCGTTCGTTGGGGGCGGGGGGTGATGCAAAGTACGCGAAACTTGCATATCTTTACTAATCCAAACATTTCATTTATGAATCGTGTCATTTTAATTAATTCATATCTCTACTGGTGGTCATTTGCACGACGGTTAGTTTATATTGCTGCACCCGTACTTTATGCTCTTTTCAAAGTACAAGTGGTGAATGCCAATTTTTGGCTGTTACTCGTGCTATGGGCACCTGGCTATTTTCTGTTACACTATGCGCTAAGTATTTCGCCAAATCACATTCGGACTGAATTCTGGGGTGAAGTGCAGGAAACCTTTTTTGCACCGTATCTGTTTATTCCAATTATCCTTGAGACCCTGGGCATCAAGGCAAAAAAGTTTAAGGTGACAATTAAGAACGCAGAAGCATCAATTATTGATCGCATCTATGTTCTGCCACATTTAATGTTATGGATCATCACGTTATTTGCGATTGTTAAATTCAATTATGGCAAGTGGGGTTCAGAAATTATGATGGGTAGTATCATCACTTTTTGGCTATTATTGCATTTCGCCAACTTAACGTTTAGTATCTTCGTGGCGTTAAATCGTACTAATTATCGTAACAGTGAAAGATTTGCTCGTAAAACCACTGGCAAAATTTACATCGATAATGGAGAAACTGCGCGTGCAATTGAGATCGACGATTTGTCGGAAAGTGGAATCTTATTTCATTTTGCTTCTTCAAAAAATGGGATGGCAGTTGATCAAGACTTTTCGGGTATCCTTTATTATGAGAATCAACCAATTGAAATTAGTGGGTCCATTATTAGAATTCTAATCGAAAATAAGGTGACGCTATATGGTGCAACCATGTCAGCATCACCAGAAACCGCAAATCGACACCTTCAATTAATTTATGATGGGACTAATAAACTTTTGCCATCCGAACAGGATGGTTGGATCACACCATTTGATACACTGCAAATCAATCTCCAAATTCGAGGCGGCCAGTGGCGCCAGAAGATAAACCTTTGGCGTCAGCAGGTAAGGCGTTTACTACATCTGAGTTAA